The DNA window GGGAAATAAACtatgtataaaaaacaaaaggtatTGTTCAAGCATTAAACTCATTCTGTAGCAGAAAGCTTTTAATACCCGGCAAGGGGAACTTTCACTGCAATTCATTAACCGCTTTATTaacttatccagtacagggtcatgggggagtcagagcctatcccagcaagcaacaagcagaagaacagtccattgcagggtacacacagacagagacagatgtACACTCGCatcagggaaaacatacaaaattcaccccaagtccagaactgaacccagggccccaaagCTGCAAGACAGTACTGCTAATTACTGCACCGTCATGCCTTACTGCACCCTACAAAAAGTTGGGAAACAGCAATATATTATTTCTGATCAGTGAGAAAAGAGCAAGTATATAAGCCTTGTAATGAATGTGTTTTACAAATGGATAGGTGGCCGTGAAGACTAAAAACAATTAACACCCGCTGTCTGCTGTCAgagactgctgctgctgctgaggtGTGCACTGCTGTTGTGGACAGCGTAGGGTGTCGTCTTCTTATTGGTCAGATGGCGGCCAACTCAAGATGGCTGTAGTGGATACTATGTATAACTTGGACTGGCTGTTCAGCAGCACTGATATGTTTTCGACACTTTCACTGTAATTTTGTCTTTTGACTAATAATCACAGTCTCTTCACCTGTCTCAAGGTGACAGAGCTTCTGATCATATACAGGACACTGTTCCTTTCTAAACATCCATGACTGCCTTTCTAAACAGTGGAATGTAAAAGATTGGTACACAattccacaaaataaaatataatcttaGAAAGAGCTCATAGAAGAACGGTATGAATGACAGCTTAAATGGAGCTAAGGTTCTCCAGTCTAGAGCAAAGGATTTTAATAAGAGATCTAATCTGCATGGCCTCCTGTTGTTGTCAACGCGTCTTTTGCTTTTATGTTCTTACCACTCTTGTACCCTTGGAATTTTGCAAAGTCTATATCCAACACAAGTGTCTCTGGTTGCAGgtttgtttataataatacttaGAGCTGCAATGTTGTTCCTGTTTGATCACATTGTCACCACTATTCACCCAAGGGATGTGTGTGGGCTGTCTATGCTAATTTCCCAAAATGTCTGCATATATGGTCTCTATTCCTAAACTCTCTATGGTAAGCGACTTCAAAAGATTAGCTTTCTGCAAACCCCAACCATTATATTAAGAGGCTCTGATTACAAGAGTATTGTATTGATCTTTAAGGTGATTTGTTCTAAGTGAAATGCGGCACCAACCAAATCATTTTAGACTGATGAACAACATCAGCTGTGCTATACGTTTGCTCTGAAGGCTGCTAGATCCTTTTTCTTTCCAAGTCTTACTGAGAAAGGTCATGGTAAGCCCACATTCCTATTTGTAACCTCATTAAAATTTACAATTTAATATGTCTGGTTTTTACACACCGACTGAACAACGTAATACTTTAAAGCAATTTTTCACAATGAAATACACAATATTAATAATCAATGCTCTCACAGGTTTGGGCTTAtctcattttactgtttttgcttCTACTTATGTAGGTCTCATGTGACTGAGAAGGTATTGTATCTAAACTGAGACCTTCTACCTTGGGCCACTGttcctacagtacatagctACTCAAATCTAGATTCTCTCCACTTTATCCATTGGTTACTAACCTCATCCTTAACCTTTAATCCTTCAAGTACAAGACCAGGTTTCAGGCTTCCTGCTATCAGACAGTAACTGTGTCGAAGAAAACTGGTCTGAAGCCAAAATTGCAAAAAATCTCATAGTCTTAAACAGGTGGTTGCAGCACAATTACAATTTTATCTTGTATTTAGTGAGTTGTTTGACCCTCTCCAGCTGCACTTTAGACAATGATACAGTACCGCAAACTGCCCTTGTTAAGATACTGTAGTTCAGGAGTTGCCGATGGATTCTCACTTTGGACCACTATTTTTCTGCTTCTGGAATTAAGTGTAGGTTTTGATGTTATCAATCATTCCATTTCATTGTATGGAAAATGATTTAGGGATTATTTATACTCCCCTTCATGGGTTTGGCTCCAAGAGTCAATTCATAAACCTTTGCTGTTCTAAATCTGTTAATGTCCATGTTATTCTGGATGATCCAAACATTTCCATCTCTAATCTGTTcctgtttattttacataggTTATGTCTTGGCTAGATTATTCATCATCATGAACTAGGGTTTCACTATAATACTCATGATAGTCAAATTTATTTTCCTCCTAAATTAGATGCTACTACTCcagtttctgtattttataCTCGTCTGTCGGATATTAAGTTACGCAACTTTCTTAAGCTAAACTATTGTGTTTAACACACAATACAACTTTCTTAAACTAAACAGTGATTTGGACATTTCTAACAATACATTATGTTTATTGTTATGtttataattttgtatttatgtttATATGTCATGTTTATTTACCATTCATGgtctccttataatccccatctatgcatttgcttcatcactctgttctcctccccactgatagctggtgtgtggtgagtgtactggcacactatggctgccgtcgcatcatccaggtgtgggctgcacactggtggtggtggaggggagtccctattacctgtaaagctctttgagtggagtatcaagaaaagtgctatataagtgtaagcaattattatttaggaataataattattttattattgactctgaagaacaaaaacaaccacAGTTGTACACAATCCTAAAATTAAATCCTTCAttgaacttttgttttatttttgaccCTATGTTGTCATTTGAAGCTCATGTTATAAACATCTCAAGAAAAACTCAGTTTGCATACATTGCCTGGTTAATGTCTTTGCTCTATCTGAAACTGGAATTTTACAAAACCTTATTCCATCAAGATGAGAAAACAGTATTGTGATTCTTACTGGAGTATTAACTAAGATACTAAATAAGTTTTAGTACATCCAGAGCTCATTGGTTTAAGTGCTAAATAAAACTAGTCTGCCTGAGCTACACAGCTGTTCACTTCCTTTGAAATTTAGAATGGATTTCAAGGTTATCCATATTATGCATATGACACTTAGCAGTCTAACTCCAGGttatttaaagtacagtatatgttgccTGAGAATATTTCAGTTCTTAATCTGAGATCTTCTAATTCAGGTGTCTTTTTTACATAAGACCAGTAAACATAATGTGTGAGAGAGCCTGCACATGTGCACTACCATAATTGTGAAACTTATTGCCCAGATCCATTACAGAGTCTGCAACTGTGAACTGttttaaatctaatttaaatacctatttttctattttatcttTTAGGATATAATTTTATTGGATCTATTTACTGTAATGTTGTACTATCTTGCAAGGTTGATACATGTATTATTGTACAGTGCTTTATGTATtgtaacaaaaacatattaaaaaatattgtttaggTTGTCGACACATTGCATGGAAATGACTTGATTGGTCTGTATTTGTAGGTGCTTGTGTAAAATGATTGTTATACTTGTCAGATTCaccaagatgcttttatttCCCCCTGAATTAGTAAATGTTTCCCTGTAATGGGATTTTTTCAGGCTACTTTTCTAAAACTACCAAATCTGACTTCAAGGCACAGAGGGAATTAAAGCATTCTTTACCAAAATATCAGAATGACTGTTTTCCACTGTAAGACTTCAATAAATCACTGGAGGCCTTTCAGGAAAACAACTCTCAAGTTTCTAACTTGCAAATCCAGATCTGTAACAAGTTCTTTAAAGGTTGGCAAATCTACTAAGCCAGAtcatattacatactgtaccctcCCACCAGGTTACTCAACAATGTATCTCATATGCCTTTGATATCTGTCTTTCCCACAGGTAAGATAAAAGTGAGACATGATTAAATGTGACATCagcttttttacatttacagacatatactgtaaggtaATGCGGTTTCTGGGTGTAAGAGATGCATCAATGCATAGACTATTTTATCAGACAAAAtcaaaaaggaaaatacaaaagGTGATACAGGTGTGTGCCTAATACCTATTATATTGAGCCCACTCTGATACGCTCCCACCAGCTTCTCGTCCCGTCACCGAGCTACTCAGAAGCCTATAAATAAACGGGCTTCGGTAATACAATTAAAGAGTGGAAATTTATAGCAGTGATTGTGGTCCCATCAGAGACCTCGTCATGTGTTTCCCGCCTGATCTGTCAAACTCTGTAAAAGCTCAAGGCTGCCGCAGAACAAAACCCAAACTTTCTTTAAAGCAGCAACGCacgaaatatttttaaaaacaaagacttGTAAGAACAAGTACACAAAGTAATTAACCCACGCAGTTGAACAAGAAAGAATACACTGGACATTTTAAAGACGGAACAATAAGCTTGCTACTGTAACCTGCAAATGATGCATATTTTCTACTCATGTTATATCAATCACACATTATGATCTGATACTATTTGCACACGAAAATGCAGTTTGACAAATCAGAACAGCTCGAAATTTCCTAAGTGTAGAGAAGCTACTATCACCGAAGGTCATAATAATGCTTACTCAAAAGCTAAACGAATACGTTCGAAAAAGTGTACAACAGGTTGcccttatttttaaattagttttagaaatgtaatatactgtatagctctTTGTGGCTTAAGAAGTGGTCTCTACTGAAAcatgttttcaaatatttttaaaaaatgagtacagaAATCTCACCGATCAGTGTAAGTTTCAGTAGGGAGGAATTTAACTGTTACGCTAGGGTTTTTGTATACAAAAGTTGAGAGTATTGTGGTGTAAGGAGAACAAACGCACTGTCATTCATTTTTACCTAAGGATAATTAGGCAATCTCAGAATTTAATATCGTCACGTGTTTTTCATAATTCATAATAAAAGCATACCGTTTGTGCTTTCTTTACCTGGAAGTTTGTTTTGAGGATGTAATCAAGTATTGTAGTTGGCGTGCTTGGAAGAAACTGGCACTGTAGGCGCTTACTGataactaaaaaataaacttccagtttttatttgaaaacgGCGGTAGACAGAAAATTAGCGCCGCCTAAAAACATCGATATACTCCTGAAATAGTGACTTGTTTTCGGATAAACGTCTTGAATGGATCGCAGGCATAAACAATTTCTTCGAGAGCACAGATTGGAGCTTTCTAATCAGCTCGTATTAATTGACACCACCATAGTTCAATACTTGtatcaagaaaatattttaacagaaaGCCATGTGGAGGAAATAAGATCCCGGAtaacaaacaaacagaaaacactCGCATTGCTGGAGATTCTCCCCACCAGAGGACCAAGGGCGTTTGAAACATTTCTGGAGTCTCTGAAGGAAGAGTTTCCGTGGGTGAGAGAGAAATTGCTCCAGGATTTAGAGAATGCGACTAGTGAAGTAAATTCAACAGGTAAGACTAGTGCCATGATTTAAACTCCACATTAACGCGTATGTGAAGTCTTCTTAGTTATATGTGTGGTAAACAGACCGACGTACAAGCAAAAGCAAAATACTCGATCAATAGTGGGCGGATGTGTTTCGTTGCAGAGCAGTAGTCCAACGGTGCAACTTTTGTAGCTGTCTTACATCACCACCTTCTTAAATCATTACCCTTTATTTAATCAACGTTGCAAAAAAGATTCCGTTAATCTGTTCAGAGGTCAGTTGAAATGAATACGTTCCAAGGCCATAAAAAAGCATCGCCGATGTATACCAAATATATTTCAAAGCTGTCAAAACCAGTTTTCTTCGATatgattgtttcatttttgttttcatatttatattttgtctttaatttgttttatcattttaaatgtccttttttCCCTCTTTGCTTTCGTTCCTGGTACAAAACCACATTCCTTTTAAATGACGGAACTGAACATCCGTCGATTCTCTCGCTGAGATGATCTGCACTTTTGCACATTGTCGTGCGGCAGGTTTTGGCGATGCAACTCGGTTCCTTCTGTAGGGATGTCTTAACAAAATTGCGGATTTAACTGAACTCGGTTGATGCTAACGTATTcttagacattttaaaaatccagagTTCAAGGTTATGATTACCGCAATTACTACAACAAGATGTATTGCTCATTGTCTTTGTACAATAACCCAATATCTTAATTAAATTAGGACATTTTTTAGTAAACACTGGGGAACTTAAATTCCTTGTGTACTATTTTAAATACCCCTTTTATGCGTATAGTTTACAAAATTGACAGGTTTTTATTTAAGTTAATACATATTTCCTAATTATACAGGACTCGTGACACCGTAGGCAATTAACTTTCTGATCATATTGAATTTATTCAGGAACTTAAAAAGTTTAACAAGGAGTTTTATCTAACGTCTGACTGCTTTTAGTAGAGCTGTGTGTAGATGTAtcattaatatattttgttgTTGAATTGGAACAGTGATCTAGAGTGGTGGTGT is part of the Lepisosteus oculatus isolate fLepOcu1 chromosome 7, fLepOcu1.hap2, whole genome shotgun sequence genome and encodes:
- the cradd gene encoding death domain-containing protein CRADD, translated to MDRRHKQFLREHRLELSNQLVLIDTTIVQYLYQENILTESHVEEIRSRITNKQKTLALLEILPTRGPRAFETFLESLKEEFPWVREKLLQDLENATSEVNSTEPLLQISEEMLNSVPSDKQLNKLVGRLGPEWETLLLDLGLSSNDIYRCKANHCLNVQSQALAAFVLWKQKFGKRATVRCLHNSLLTAEIDTSVVDDIFQ